The Paenibacillus sp. RC334 nucleotide sequence TCGTTCAGCGGATTTTGGAAGAAACGAAGGATGCCGATGTGGTCGCCTTTGATGAAGTACAGTTTTTCAGTCGTCACATCATGACGTTGGTGGAGGAGTTAGCCTACTGTGGCAAGCATGTGATTGCAGATGGACTCAATTTGGACTACCGGGGTAAGGAATTCGGATATGTCGGCGGTTTACTCGCCATGGCAGATGACATCGAAAAGCTAGCTTCCTTTTGCGCCGTATGTGGAAGTTCAGAAGCTGTATATACCCAGCGTATGGTGAACGGAAAGCCTTCCACTGTAGGACCCATCGTAATGATCGGCGACTCAGAGGCGTATGAGCCACGTTGCCGTAATTGCTTTATACCACCCCATAAAGTGAACTGCGATTAGCACGGAAAATTTGCCGTCAGGCTGCGATAAAAGCACGACAACCAGCGGATTTTTTCTTGTGTTTTTTTGGAACGATTCGAGCAATTGCCCCGTATATCCGGTTAAGCTGTACAAGTTTTCTTAGTTTTCGTATGAATACTATGACCATGATATTATCGGGGGGCTTACTTATGAGTTTTTTCAACAAGATCTTGGCAAGTGCAGGAATTGGTTCAGCTAAAGTCGATACATTGGTGGACCAGGCCGT carries:
- a CDS encoding thymidine kinase yields the protein MHTGRITIITGPMFSEKSGELIRRCQKLIQYGHRKVVAYKPAEDNRYAKDEIVSRIGYRLPAISIPKKLTDELVQRILEETKDADVVAFDEVQFFSRHIMTLVEELAYCGKHVIADGLNLDYRGKEFGYVGGLLAMADDIEKLASFCAVCGSSEAVYTQRMVNGKPSTVGPIVMIGDSEAYEPRCRNCFIPPHKVNCD